Below is a window of Poecile atricapillus isolate bPoeAtr1 chromosome 2, bPoeAtr1.hap1, whole genome shotgun sequence DNA.
ttttaaatatctccagcATATAacaattacttttttcctcatCCTAAGGCTATGAATTTTCAAGGACGATTGAAGTTTCTCCACGGGCAAAACAAGAAAGGGAAGGATGGTGCTGCTTTGTCTCCTCAGCTTGCACTGTTTGCAGTAGCTACTCCCCTGCAGCCGCCATCTATCCTTGAGATACGGACCAAGAACTTCATCTTCAGAACTAAACACAAGCTGGATTTCACACCTACTGGCTGTGATGCAAAGTAGGTGTAAATTATTCTGTGTAATTGTCTAATGCTGATGAAATAGGTTTCAAGTAGGTATTTGAAATCTAAAGCAGGCTACTCTTTTGGTATGTAAACTGTTTCAGTGATGGTTGTTAGAAGCTGTTAAGGTTTTTCTCTCCAGACCTGCTAtgaagcaaagagaaatggATTTGCCACAGACTATTTCCTTGAAATGGCATACTGCTCTCTGACTCTgttagaaaaacaaagcaaaaacccgcaaaaccaacacaaaatagaaaaaacaaaagacagcATGCTAATGTGTtagggaagaagaaaagttcCATGCTAAATCTGGTTTGAAATTTGGTTTTAGAACTGATAGAACAAGTGTTTAATTTCATTCTACATTTCTCCTTCAGTTCAAATAGgtgtaaaatacaaaagaattttttttcttaaaaataagttaaatacttttttatacTATGACTTTTACCCATTTTCAAACCcatttccaaattattttccctaTGTAAAATTTGGAAACACTACTCCAATACTAGATCAAAGTAATGTTACTATGCTTCAACGTGGCAAGAAGCCCATTAGGATGcttttttatcaaaataaaaatttctggcCTCCCTGCTTCTCTTCTCCCTCCTATTTTTGACTGACGatgctttcattttcattcaagTCTCTCATATGGGTTTCCATGCCTGCTTACAGATTAGAATTGAATTACTTGGTATTTTGTCTACTGAGAGACTAAAATGGTTTATTTCTCTAAGCTGATACAAGtaaaaatttacaaaatgtTAACACAagtgtttctttcctctttttgatatttttattcacTTGAAATGCTCAGTTTTTGTCATATTTTACAGTTTTATGTATATTGTTCCCcatcccttctttcccttcttttttacCTTTAGTCTTTGAATCTCCATTTCTTTGTTTCAAAGAAACAAAGTTTAGTTCTCTTTTTGACTATGTTGTTTTATCATGTATCGCATAGAGATCACATGAATTGTGTTAAGTGTTTCATCTCCCCAGTCCCTAGTAAAGTACTCTAATTTTAGCTGCCAGGGTCAAGTATGACTCCTGCTAGTGGTCCTCTGAGTCATATCTCATTTAAATGCAAACACAGGGGTCCCAAACCACTCAAAAGGGATGTAGTTCTGAGCTACATCTGCGTTCAAACTTTAAGCTAGTAAAAATTCTAATGTAGGTAACAAGTTTTAGGTAACTAAATTTAAACCCCTACTTAACTCTACACACAAGCACCTAAGAAACAGGGCTAAGAAAACTGTGTCTTTGGAATTAATGGGAGCCACCTGCTAGGAGTGAATATGTTGAGTAGTATGGAATTGAGAGTCCAGCTGTAGgcatccacttttttttttatgatctAATGGTTTTGTTAACCCAGTCCTAGTCACTGAAGGGAACCTGGCAGACTAGTTAAAATTTTATGACTCGTTGACTAATTTTTATTAGCTGATCTGCTTCCACATACAATTGATATAGCAACAAAATGTAGTTAGCACTTGCATCTGAAATGTTCTAGCCATAATGAACTTGCTTGACATTCATTCTGAGTTGGTTCACCAGCAGGGTTGCAATTTTTTGGTTTTACCTTCCAGAGGAAAGATTGTCCTGGGATACACCGAAGCAGAGCTGTGTATGAGAGGAACAGGATACCAGTTTATTCATGCAGCTGATATGCTTTATTGTGCTGAAAACCACATACGAAGTAAGTTTCATTCCCTAAGAAAGGCTGAAAAATCAAAGCATGGAGTATTTTTTCAGTATGAATGCAATGTGAACTATAGAAAAAAAGGAGGTTGTTAACAAAAAGAACACTCATTCATATTCATTTCATATGTTCTGTCTGTCCTTCAAAAACTTACACTGGTTGAAGAAATGTTTAATATTCCTATTTAAACCCTTTTAGGATAAATAGTCCAGTCTCTGTCACATCTTTCTCTTATCACTTCCTTCTCTGCTCAACCTAACTTCTGCTATTTCAACAACTTTCTTTGGGCAAGGGGTCTATCAAAGATAGCTTTCCTGTTAGCAAGTTAAGTAAAGCATTTCCTTTTGATATTGGTGTAAGATTTTTACCAGAAATTAATCTCTGATTTAACATGCTGGCATCCAAACATTTCTGGGTTTGATTCTTGGCAGCTTGAGTTAGTTTAAGTAACAATTATGGAGAGAAGTTTCAGAATACTATGGTACTTCTTTTCTAATGACTTATCTTaaaaagttgtttgtttttttttttcttttatccccTCATAGACAATTGGATTATGCCTCTCAGAAGGTTTTAATCAACCTATTTAagcatattttctgtttcaggtgTAGCTCAGTTACTGTTGCTTATCAGTGGATTTGTTTCtttcctaaagaaaaacaaataatggTTCCAGAGTAGATTAagataaagaaaagaagttTTGTAGCAAAGATTTTTGGTTAGATTCTTAGACTTTCctaatacattttatttaattttttatgtctagaaatgcagggatttggggcaatTGTATTCCTCCCACCCCTCACCTCTGTGAATCACATATTTAAGAATCATCTTTAAAATCCACATTCATCACACAACCTTCACTTAGAACAACAAAACCAGCCAGAAATGAACTAAAGCTCCCCACACAAAAACCAAGACAACTTTATCActacacaaaacaaaatttgatAATTTACACAAAATACACTGGCTGTCCCTTCACCACAATTACAACAAAACTTTCCCATGATAGGTCTACTCTCTAACATTGTTCAGTACTCATTTTGCCTGTTACCTCTACTAGTTACTATCCTTATCTCAAAATCCTCACGATCCTGGGTTTTGGCACCAAAATGACTGTAGTGGGTTCACCCTGGCTGCATTGTAGGTACCCACCAAAGCCTCTCaccaggcacccaccaaagccTCTCTATCTCTGCCCTCCACAACtggacaagagagaaaaaatatactgaagggttcatgggttgagataaggaccagGAGAGATCAATCACCAAAtactgtcacaggcaaaacagacttcATCTGGGCATATTAATTGAATTGATTACTAACAAAACCAGAGCgggataatgagaagtaaaataaggccttaaaaacaccttccatgagaaaacctgctccagcatgggctcctctctccatgggtctGCAAGGGTCTgccaggagcctgttccagcactGGCCTCCCGTGGGTTCACAGCCTCCTCTAAGGCAtgcacctgctccagcaggggTCTCCTCTATGGACTGCaagtggatctctgcatccccatggtTCTGCTTGGGCAGATCCATTCACCGTGGTCTGCACcacgggctgcaggggaatctcagctctggcatctcctgcccttccttcctcattgaccttggtgtctgcagagttgttcctctcacatattctcaacTCACTCTTCTCTTGCCACAATTATATCTgcacaataatttttttttttccttaaatgttATGACAGAGGCATTACCATAATTTCTAATTGTCCCAGTCTTGCCCAGCACCATGTCCACCTTGGAGATGTTCTACTGGAAATGGAAgaagcttctagcagcttctcacagaagccacccctgtagcccTCCCTGTcactaccaaaacctggccatACGAACTCAGTACAGCAATATACCATAAAAAATTGAGTATGTTTATCAAGCATTGTTAGCGGTAGTTGGAATGAAACGTAAGATTTTTAAGTACCTCTGCATAAACCAGTCAAAATATGAAAGAATTGGATTCAGAATTAATGTGTTTTCTAATTGTTGAAGTGATAGTCACTTTTTGAAGGTAAGAGAGACTTGGGCTTTTGTCATTTACATATTCtagtatttattaatttctgttaTTGAAGAAATAATGGACAAAGCCATATAGAATGCTGTCAATCTATAGCAGATATCTTGCAGTTTTGACTTCTATAAATTAGAGTAAATTAGACATCTTGAAGTGATCGGTCATCCTGATGCACTGGGAATGCATTAGTGCCACATTGAATTGGGTAATTGAGGACATAAGTTTTGTAAAATTTCTCTACAGAAGGGATTCCTTTCATAGCATACAGATTTTCATGATTTTGTTTGCTGGACAGTAAACAGTATGCTTATTCTTTAGTGATGAAGACAGGTGAGAGTGGAATGACTGTATTTAGGCTTCTAACCAAAGAAAATCGATGGGCCTGGGTACAGGCAAATGCACGTCTTGTCTACAAAAATGGAAGACCAGATTACATCATTGCCACACAGAGACCTCTTACGTAAGTCATCATTTCATAAAGTAGCGTGCTTCACAAACTGAAAGCTAGCTTGAAGCTGTTCATATTCACAAAggaatttctgtttttaaagtatTACTCTTTATATTCCAGATTCCCAAAAGTCTTTCAGTTTGCTAACAAACATATGAAGAATTCTGATATTTCAGAACTTGTGGCATAGTCCTTTTGTATAAAACTTTAGATATATTGGTTTCTTATAAAGAACAAGATCAGCAGCAGAAGCATGAAGTTATTCCATCCACTGTATTCAATCCCAGTGAGCAAAAACTGAGAAATCCAGCTGCAGTTGTGTAGAAGGAATAACAAAGAAATTCAGTCCTGAATTTTAGTGCTGAACTAAGTTCTGCATAATATGGAATTCAGCCTTGTTAAATACGTTAAGTAATTTTTGCTAAGGACTCTGTAAAGTGGAGAAAAAGAGATACTTCAAATATTGCTTTACTTGCTATACCAAGAAAAGCTTAATGCATGGAACAAAGCCcacttattttcatttcagtccATAATGCACAGAAAATAGTGTATGCTATCTAGATTTAATTACAAATGTAATATGTAAATGTGGCATTACAGTCATAAGCTCCTTATTTCATAATCTGCCTCTTGGTTTAACTCAGCCAAGTTGAGCTGGAATAGGTAGGAATTCGAAAAATGCCTACAAAtagaagagtttattttttatgttaatTCCAGGGGACAAAAAGATTAGAGTAACTGTTTAGTACTGCAGTACCGTGCTATAtatctgatttattttcagagatgAAGAAGGGGCAGAACATCTACGGAAGCGTAACATGAAGTTGCCCTTCATGTTTGCCACTGGTGAGGCTGTGTTGTATGAGGTGTCTTTCCCTATGTCGAGCCTTATGGACCCCTCTCAACCGAAGAGTAAAAGCACAGTGGGAAAAGGAGCCAAAGCAACGCTACACGATGATTCTGTGGATCCAAACTCCCTCCTAGGTGTCATGTTAAGGCAAGATGAGTCTGTTTATCTCTGCCCTCCAGCATCACATAAACTTTCTTTTGAGCGGAACTTCTTTGCAGACAGTAGGGATGAACTGGGTGGTGTTGTTAGCAGTGGCTGGACAGACAATCTCCTGCCTGCTGGAAATCACAACATTCTCAAACGGGAGCTGATGGAGTGTTCCCAGGACAGTGTTCCACTTCCTGAAGACAGTGCAGCACTCTTTCAGGATAACAAAACCAGTGATCTGTACAGCATCATGAAAAATCTGGGTATTGACTTTGAAGATCTAAAGTGTATTCAGCAGGATGAGGagttttttaaaactgaattatcCGATGTGGATGATATTGGGGACATCAACATAACTGACGAAATCCTGACTTATGTTCAGGATTCCTTAAATAAATCTGACTTCTTATATTCAGACTGTAACCAGCAGCAGCCCTTGGTCCAGAATGAAGGTTGCATGGTACAGCAGGACTTAGATCCACATCAACTTCATCAGCACCAGAAACAGCTTGTGGaacagcaacaacagcagcagcagcaacagcagctctgtcaaAAGATGAAACATATGCAAGTCAACGGGATGTTCACAAACTGGAGCTCTGGCATGCCTCTTagctgctcacagcagcagccccagcaatACGTGTTCCCTGGCATGCATGCCAGCACATCTGAGTTCTCTTACAAATCAGAAGTTAACACTTCCCCTTATGAGTGTAGGCAAGACTTTGTTCCTTACAAGCAACCCACAGCGATGATGCCACAGCTTTCTAATTTTGCCCAAATGGATTTTCCTGCAGCGGGTTTTGATGGATCGACCTATTCTGCTTCTTCCAACTTCGAGGATTTTCTCAGCTGTTTGCAGCAAGTCCCTGAGAACCTTGAG
It encodes the following:
- the AHR gene encoding aryl hydrocarbon receptor; the encoded protein is MNPNVTYASRKRRKPVQKIVKPSPAEGVKSNPSKRHRDRLNAELDRLASLLPFPQDVIAKLDKLSVLRLSVSYLRAKSFFDVALKSSSSTRPERNGVQETSRTGKCGEGMQILEGELLLQALNGFVLVVTADALVFYVSSTIQDYLGFQQSDIIHQSVFELIHTEDRPEFQRQLHWALNPAQSDDSGPSVQGDNGFSQPATYYNPDQLPPENSSFMERNFICRLRCLLDNSSGFLAMNFQGRLKFLHGQNKKGKDGAALSPQLALFAVATPLQPPSILEIRTKNFIFRTKHKLDFTPTGCDAKGKIVLGYTEAELCMRGTGYQFIHAADMLYCAENHIRMMKTGESGMTVFRLLTKENRWAWVQANARLVYKNGRPDYIIATQRPLTDEEGAEHLRKRNMKLPFMFATGEAVLYEVSFPMSSLMDPSQPKSKSTVGKGAKATLHDDSVDPNSLLGVMLRQDESVYLCPPASHKLSFERNFFADSRDELGGVVSSGWTDNLLPAGNHNILKRELMECSQDSVPLPEDSAALFQDNKTSDLYSIMKNLGIDFEDLKCIQQDEEFFKTELSDVDDIGDINITDEILTYVQDSLNKSDFLYSDCNQQQPLVQNEGCMVQQDLDPHQLHQHQKQLVEQQQQQQQQQQLCQKMKHMQVNGMFTNWSSGMPLSCSQQQPQQYVFPGMHASTSEFSYKSEVNTSPYECRQDFVPYKQPTAMMPQLSNFAQMDFPAAGFDGSTYSASSNFEDFLSCLQQVPENLECGINSESVLLTPQTCYAGAVSMYPCTQEAQPSCVDQMQYDPMMTNQQQQTLGNKFQNGFNGGNVNESYPSQLDVISNAQTATHLQPLHHPKEPRSFSDLASSGFM